A window of Benincasa hispida cultivar B227 chromosome 9, ASM972705v1, whole genome shotgun sequence genomic DNA:
AACAGACATttagaccttttttttttagtgaattgaaaaaataaaataaaataatccagtaaaaaaacattatttttatcTAAATAAGTTGAAAACTATCCCTTTTacctaatttaaataaaatttaattaactcagattaaattgttactttctcgaaaatttaaaatacaagGTGATTTGTAATGTTTTAAAATAGCTCATAAGtagtttaataatattaaaaacttACAATGTGGcacttgaaaaaaatatattatagtatgtGAAGACACCCATTTTTTAGGAAGTAGTCTCTAATTATTTAGGTCTGAAAAAGCTGTTAGGGCAACTTGGCATGGGTGAGTAGTCAACAAAGAATCAAAAAAGGCAGTGGGCAAATCAAAATTCTCAAAGACTTGGAGACTGTGAAAAgaacaattattttgtttattttctttctttctaattttttaactttaatgATTGGACTattctatatttatttatttttaccatATTTATCATCCAAGTAGACTACTACAAACCTCATCATTTTGGCTTTGCTTTTTACAAGGCTtccttttatattattaattcaCTGCTCAATGTGTCTAAAATGAAGACCAAAACGCTCTCATTCCCATGTAAATGCAACCATTCTTGTTTGACTAATTCAACCCCTTTCTCAAGattggtttttcttttaagtggtttttttcttcctccaaaaatattttatttttactgattttctttttcatttttcatttttgactTTAACGTTAGTTCGAGGTTCAAATCTTTATTCTcgtatttcttgtttttttttttttttttatcaaatacacATTTCTTGTACTTGAAAGAGAAAACTTGTTACACTTAGGCCACGTTTACACTAGTTGAAAAGTAATCCATCAATGGTAACGTAAAAAGGGGATTCTAGTTGATTATTTCGGTTGTTGTTTACCTGTTTTTCATGATTGTAATGAGATTTCTTGTTACACTTAGGCCATGTTTACATTAGTTGAAAAGTAATCCATCAATGGTAACGTAAAAAGGGGACTCTAGTTGATTACTTCTATTGTTGTTTACCTGTTTTTCATAATTGTAATGAGATGTAGGGCTCAccttgaaatttgtaatcaaatcgTGTAATCGATGGAGGAATAAAAAATGTTCAGTCTGATTGCGGTTGAAAATTATGTGGGACTCACTACCTTTACCTTTACCATTACCGTTAAAAATATTGTTACTGTGACAGTATGAAAGTTAtgaatttgtcacatttattgttacctTTATCGTTACTGTTACGACTGTCGTTACCATTAAGGTCAAACAGTAACGATAATAGTAACAATAACAGTAAAATGTGACAAATTCATAATTATAGATAAACGCAATCAAAGTAATCCAATTGTGTTGGCAATTCATGCCTATTACGCATCCATCAATGAAATCATTCCGAATACATCAAATTTTATTACGGTTTGATAAACGTGGTCTTAGTTGTTTGAGTTCAAACCTATTGTTAAAAgctttaatttcattaaatgaacatttttagtaaattaagtgaacaattttttttagtaaactGAATGAATAAACTGTTAATAcaaacataactcaattgacatacgAATATGCTAGTAACCACAAGATCTGTAGTTCGATCCTCTTACctcaattgtactaaaaaacaaATGGACAAATTAATGTCATagatcaattattttttataaaaagatatGTTTGTCACGTAAGTTCTTTTAGCTAGATCATAATATTATTAGTGGTGGATCTTTGTTGATCTTTTGATGATATTGGATGTTGTTTAGCAAGATCTTAGTTCCCCCCCCCCNCCCCTTTTTTTTGCATGGAATCGTTAAGAATATGAATTCATTGTAATAGTGAACGATGAATTGGAGCTGGGAGTAGAATTTGGTAGCCTAAAACTAGTGCTATTATGTTAACGAATATTTAGTTAGAGTACACAGTGATTAAGACATATATCACCGACTTTAAAGATATGAATAACTTATTCTACGTGTTGAATTTTAGGTTCTCAAATTATGTCGTCTAATCTAATGAAGTGTCCCTATCAATATTCTATATATCACTATTAATGATAGTGACTATAAACAAGTAGAActaaaaaatattgttgaaaAGATTAACCAAATATAAAATGGATAccattcttaaaattaaatgtggagaaaatatttttataatctaACATAAATTTGCTTATTTTAGGGCCCATTtgatagtttttaattttttgaaaattaaaattataaacactacttctcAGTATGACTTTCTTTATTTAGTTGTCTATGTAAGGATTATTTCAAAatccaaaccaaaatttaaaactaaaaagtaaatctcaataacttattattttttttttttttgaaatttagccaAATATTCAATATTTTCTTAGAAAGAATGAAAACTATCGTAAATTGTGAGATCAACACAagtacaattttaaaaaatcaaactgtTATTGATCCCCGTAGTGATCATAAAGACTTAAAAAATCTCAACACATGAAATAATGAAGGGATTTTAAGGAACACTCTCAAATCTCATCACTAATTACAAAAAATCAATACCTTTAATGCTTTGTTACGTCAAATGAGATAGTTGTCTTACTTGAGCAACTATAAGAATTTATAGCAACAGTTTATGAAATGTTGCAAAGTGTTATACAactataacaattttaaaacaaaatttttaaaaaaccgCTACAATTGTGTCTATtgcaacaaattaatttgtaaatgtTTCTCAATTGATGCAGTTGTTATACAATAGCAACAACTTTAAAGCAATAATTTTAGAAAGTACGGAGAATTGGTTGTATAGCAATTTTTCAAGTACTGCAAGACCTTATACAATTGCAAGTAGTTACTAGCATAATTCAACTAGTTAATAGTATAAAGTTGATAAAAAAGATGGAACGATTGTCTTGTGAGAGTCGTTGAGATACGTATTGCATGTGgtaacctttaaaaaaaaaaggttttaaattttatttatttatttatttttaataaatagtaTGAAGATaggaaataaaatgaaaatttgtttaggGAAGAAAGTGGGGAGCAAAAAGGAAAGAAGGACATGTGTGATATGATGAAGTTAAAAAGTCAGAAATTGATGGGCCAAAGTTTTGACCATTTGGGCAAAGGTGGATGTTTGATTGGAGGATGGGTGGGGCccttattaataatattaaccAATCATACATCACTTCCCTCTCTTCTGCCAATTCCACATGCAAACCTAATTCTATTCATCTTCATACTTCCTCTATTATAGACTTGATATGATATGATATGAGATATGGTTCACTCACTCTCCCCATATCCACTTCTTCCAATCAAAACTTCACACTCCATATTGCCTATTCATGTTTTTCcccattttaattaaaagatgaaGGTTAAACTACCCATATACCCGTCTCTTTCGATAATTTTGAGGTTAGTTTTGCAAATCTTTCTTCTTTGAACAAGTTGTCAGAGATTTTATCGAATTATCTAGTTACTTTTGTTATATGGAAAGAGGTTTGTGTATCTGGCTTTGTTTAGTTTTATGatcattttcaatatatatatatagtgcatCAAAGTCATTATTAAATCGACCAAAACTTAGTCGAAACTGATAAAATTGGTCATCAAACTAATAAAATCTATACAAAATGAACTGATCAAACTAAACTAACAAAAGGAACTAGCatttgtttattaaaatttgtttgtaaATAAAAATGCTAAAACCATGTAATAGTAATAAGTAAATTCATACACGAAGggcacattttttaaaataagtgaGCATATTTGTTCAAAAGTATACTTTAATTTTAGCTACCTACTCCAAAATCCCTATATCGAGTTGCTTATTGGATCAaagatttagtttttataatgGGCCGAATTCGAGCCTAAAGTTTAACCCATTACAACATACCAAGATTTAAAAGTCCATTAactttcaaacatattttttctCTTGTTTGAGTTCAATAATTGTGGACgaagaaattgaaatattataATTAGTATCTTATCGAATGAACTATGTTCAAATTGGTGAAGATTCcacttatttattttaaaaaaattataatttgtttttatataattaattaacaactATTCCCCTTTCATTTTTTGATGGTATATTATCCTCCTTAAAATGATCGGTAATACTAAACATGTTAATACCAATTATCTAATATATGTAATTATAGTTGAGTTTTCTTAAACCTATAATATTTCTTCATATAAAATGagtttatataaatttataaaagtaAGCTGAAGCTCCCAATATGGTTGAGAGTAGATGGATAAATGACTATATAAATGAAGGCCTaggttgttgttattattattattatttggttgaaggagaatttgtttgaattaatATGATAGAAGTTTCACATAAAAATGTATTGATAATTACACTTTAAGGCTTCGATCCAAATCTTgttatttggatttttttttttttaatatcatttttttcttactaTTTCTTTACCATGATTTTcatcatttaaatttctttctGAATTTTTAAAgtcgttttttaaattttgagtaaGTTAACCATGATAAATATTAACGAAATCATTACAAGTATTTAAGCAGGTTATATCATCTAAAATAACACATTATATATTACTTCAAACTTAGATATATAATATTCGATTAAAATGGCAACGGATAATAGCGATTGCATTATGATCACATAACAGTCCATTTGTGGACCATGGATTAGCCAGTACTCTCCCTAGTTCCACATCAAACTATCAAAGCATCTTAGTCcttacaaaaaatacaaaaacaaaaaagaaccCAAATCTTGAATAACCTTCTCTCCGGTTTGTCGGTCAAGCCAAACCAGAGAAAAAGGGAATCCCGGTCGAGTTCAGCCATGAGCTGCCCTGTATAAACCCCTCAACCGTAAATTGACTCGCTTCCGACGCATTAGTAATGACCCGATACCCCGGCCAAGTAACTCGTCCAGTTGTATTCGAACCGGGCCCTCGGTTCATATACTCCCCATAATACAAAGTATCCAATGCGAACGTCCCGTTCCACTCAAGCCACCCAGCCGGGTCGACCAACTGCCCGATAAACGACCGAAGAAAAACCGTCCTCGAGTACAACTTCCAAGGCCGGCCCAAGTAAGTTCTGAACGAGGAAAGAACCGGGATTAGGTCGGAGGCGGCTTCAACCTTACAATTGAGGATTGAGATTCCGGTGTTTTGGTTGGGGTCCTCGCGACCTTGGGCAGTGAATATGTTGCGTTGATTTGAGTTGGGTTTTCGAGCGTAGAGGTTGCAATTTTGGAAGACGACAGCAGCGTTGCCGAAAATGAAGTCGATGGTACCGTAGATATCGCAGTCGCGGTAGAATTGACGGAGGGAGTGGACGTAGAGAGTGTCTTGATAGCCGACGAAGCTGCACTGGTAAAATGCAGAGAAATCAGAGTTGCTTCGTAAGGCTACGGCTTGGTGCTTGCTTGGACCCGCGTAGTTTTCGAATGTTATGCCTTTTGCTATGAACCCGTTGCCAACCACCGCTGCAAAATAAACCAACTCGCGTTATTTCTAAtcaattaatacattttgaaactttaatttaaatatccttttgttaattttaaattataataccAAACAACTgtgaatatatttaaatatgctCATGTCCAACTTATTGCTACAAGATTTAATGTCCTTGAACTCACCACAATTTTCGATTTTGTGTTTTAACTGATTTCGATTTATTcgatgtttttaaaatttacggAACCAACGATATAAGtttgatattttaataaaccttaatttttttaaaagaaaatctacaCAAAatctatttaataatttaaattttaagaacttATTAAATACAAGATTAAAAGTTTGGTAATCACAAATATGAGCCATTAATGTATTAAAAGAAGTTAGTTTAGTTTATGTTGGGTTCTTAGCTTTCATTTAGGTATGAGTTTTGAGTAACTTCCCTTTGGTCGAtaggtttcaaaatttaaaatttttatccttgaattttgtttttatttaatccataagtttcaagatttatattttcattattgATTTCTATACTAAATTAAATACTCACCTTTAATCTTTattgttaatgtctattaattaatttaaaataattagactaactataattaaattaatttccacTATCTTTCtatcattattaaaatttataaaaaaaaattgacatcataacgatttaaaattaattgccTAAAAGTTAATAACAAATGCCAAAGGTAAGCATCGTGAAAACTTGAAGGTAAAACatgcaaaatagaaaaataaggaccAGAcaaaaactaaactcaaaatttaagagtaaaaatgtaacattttataaaaattaaaaatcaaattgaaattagttaAAGATATAATTAACTACGTAGTAATAcattttatcactgatagagtCCTACCAACAGTAATATAGTCTATTATTGAAAGACTTCAAaagctaaatttaaattttgttatatctgtaaatttttttaagttgtattatatttattaatattttgaatataattactatatttatttctactaaaaaataaaatgactaaaagtgtgtttagaatacattttcaagtatttagtttaaaaaataagttattttagaaaaaaatggaaTATTTAACAAAGcctcaaaataattttaagtgtattttaatctatttttataaaaatgaatttttaattaactaattatttatttttgttttaagtgAATCCAAACTAgcccaaatcaaaatttgtttgGAAACCTAGGGTTGGAAATTAGAATTTGGAAAGATATATTTCCGAAAAATTTGGAGGTTGAAAACATAGAAAATAATGGAAAAGGCAAACGACCCTTTTCTCCGAGTAATTACTAATCTTATCCACCCGACACGCGGTTTGATCATTTTCGAGGCCTTTTTGTACCCTCTGGATCCCACTCTACTCGCCTTCCCATTATTCTTATCCCTATGGTATGAGACACCGGGTTTGATGGAGTGAACATCTAGATTATCATATTTGTTTTGATATTATCTCCGACATCTGAAGATTTTGAATGTCTAGACAGAAGACATCTAAAAAGTTTAGATGTCCTTgtgaaatttggattttttagATTCTCGAGTTGAGGGCATATCCATTTTACTTTTTTGTCGTTccgttttattttatatatatatatctttatttGCATTATTAATGTCAatcatgtatatcatatattttaattatatcataatttttatgattttttagcaatatatttaaatttaaatttaaattagtatttattttataaaaaatattaaattatgatatattattttctggagaaaaataatataaaNttaaatttaaatttaaattagtatttattttataaaaaatattaaattatgatatattattttgttgagaaaaataacatgtaaaaataatataaattgtattagttttaaaagaaattaaaattgatgaaaagaaatatttatataagtttaaattatataaaattaattataaaataataaatagtcaTATAAATTCTACGAAATAAAGACAgttattaaaatatttctaaatatgTGTAAAAATATTGCTACGAAATAAATATTCTAGAGATGTACGTCCTTGAAAggttttccttttatttatttattattatttttttggaaaaaatttgtTGGAGATTTTGCGCCACGtgatacttttatttttcaattatgattttttaaaatgtttcttTATGTATAAAGAGAGGGGAGgctgcatttatttatttttattatttttactttcTTTGAAGGGTTGAtttaacatttacaaagttTCCAAtactaaaaattaataaatatttataaatttaattcttgaaattttaattttagtttattttgttccttgatttttaaaagtgaaatttaagttttatgttAAATAAATCGTTAAACTATTGATTAAGTTGTTGACATGTTTTGAAAAGTTTTATAATTCCTAAaaatattagacacaaaattagaagttactataaacaatattttcacccataaatttgtatattttactatctattttctatttatatttataaaaccaaataaacttcaatgattaaaaaaatagaccCTTTTTAACAACtattaagtttttatttttgaaaatgaagtttaCACTATTTCTACTTATGGGTGATTCCTTTATACTGTTGCATACTTCTaaagaatattttcaaaattaaagtaaaaatttgaaaactaagatCTCGCTTGTCAATAATTTAGGACCCATTtggttattattttatttttatgttttttatttttgaaaatcaaatctattttttatatttcttataattatttgtatattttttagtcaaattccaaaaacaaaaacaggttttcaaaagctattttttagtttttcaaaatttggtttgattttttaaatcattagtaaaaaatagataaaagaataagaaatttggagtgaaaatagtgtctataggcCTAATTTtccaaaacataaaacaaaaaacgaaatggtagagtcttagtttttaatttttaacttttgaaaattaagttcatAAATACCTATTTTACcaataaatttcttaatttgttatctactttctaaAATCATATTAGTACCAAACATAACTAAaaaagtaattattattattattattattttgaagttAGTCTAATAATTCAATGCTTATGCAAAGACGAAAACTGTAGTTAAGAAATTGTGAAAAAACATTaacacaattaaaaaaaatcaaattagattatattctcctttttctttttcttttttttttctttttttttaaaaaagaactttaaaaaattgcCTGTGAATTAAGGTATGtaaaaattacaattaattaacAAGCATCGTTATTAGAAGGTTTCTAAAGAAATGTtttctaaatataaaatattaaaacagaTCCAAAATTGTCTTCAGCTGATAGAATCTTTCCAAGATTGTgctattaaataacaattaaacTACCAACTTAAATAAATCATTTCAGTGGCAAGATCTGATCTTTATCAGGTGGTTTCATCATTTTAGTAATAATCGTTATTAAAAATTTCTTTTGCTTaaaataaattagttaaaaagAGAACTTACCCACGGTGGCTGATCGGAAAGTAGTCCAGCCGTCGACGACGTTCCGGTCCGCCTTTATCAGCGTCTTTCCGATCCCGTCGCCGACAAACATCAAGTTTGTCTTTCTCCTTTCTATTTCCACGTTCTCAAAATACGCCCCTGCTTTTATGTATATTACAAACCTGTCCCATAAGAAATTCACATTTTCTCTTTATCATCATCTTATGATTATAAATCTAATCTTGgtatctttaattaatttttgtcttttagattatttttaggttaataacaatttatttcgTAAACTTTCATCTGTAATAATTTAATGTCTATACTTGATTATATCATTtcatatttataacaatttcaTCTATGTCGTAAAAATTCTAGCATTGTTAAATATCAATATGTATTATCAAATGATTTAGACTCGGTAGTTTATAAAGATATTGAGTAcctaattagtttattgaagatatatttaggtatgaaaatttattaaatcttaagaaaaattttagaaagaTTCAATCATTAcacattataaaatatatatatttataaattattatacaTTAAAGTGTaactatattattatataattaagagtGTATGAACTAAATCATTAGAAATTAAGATTTAGaagcaaaattaattttcatagaaatttgagaatcaaaagtgatttttaactttactttttcctttatttttttcctttcttttttttttttcagagatAAGAGTATAAAAGTTGGCTATggttcattttaaatttttttaagaaaatattctatcttttcttcttcaaactttcaaatattttattgattaaagTACTACTctgataaataaatttaatttaatttttttatttaaattactaaattgatGTTTAGAGGTAAAGAATAAGTTATTATAGTGCtagattattatagttgggttataataatttatatttgaggtataaattattttaatttgcaaaagaaatagtaaacactgtaacaaagaaatgatgaatgtaaaatagtaaaaattgtagcaaatagtaaatacggtAATAAATAGGAGTTTTGAAAGTAACTAATGgggagttttgaaatagtattaactagttattatagtcttagtaTAGTTCTTGCCCCACATGTTccctaaatatttattttagtagcaaactttttgaaaacaaaatctaTCATCTATTATTTAAATAGATATATAAGCATGGTGTTTGAATAGGCGTATTAAACAAGCAGTTGAGCTAGGCTGTAACTGACCAAACACTTACCAacataactattttttaaaaataattaaacgctaaaataaaataacataaaaaaaatatgtataatcCGATTCGAATTTCTCCACCTTTATggcattaattttttttttaaatctaataaaaaagtcatttttttcTGTAATCATTTCTCTTTCAAAACAATTGGTTGACAGTAAAATGTTCTTctcattaaaaacaaaatcatatgACTAAGAAGTTATTAAAAGAATTCATACAAATGTAGTTTTGCACCTTTAAATAAATACAAGATATACATTACAAaatatactttatttatttatttatttttactaataTAACATTAATAGTTTAAAGGAAACACCCTTGTTAATTACTTCAATTGGATaagaaattattataaaaattaagatttaaatattattttggttcatGTGCCCTCAAAATGTTAATTTTGGTCattgtatttataactttttgtttattttgatccctatacttttcaaatatatattttttcattttgatcttcatatttttttaaaaagtgactattttaatccattcatttttttttaaggaatcaAAATGGTcgatatttaaaaatttaagaatcaaAATGTATGAAAGTTGAAaatacaaatgaaaaaaaaaaaaaaaaacaaatatatgtatatagagAAGAAAGTATTATTTAAacgaaaaattaaatttcaccTCACTCAATCAAaggttaaaaaatgaaataaagtcAAATTGTAGCAATTTggtttaatcatttttttttaaaaaacattttcaagAGTTCAGTTTCTATTAGGGTGAGGGTGACTTCacttaatagttttttttaataaaagaaattcaaGAGTTCAGTTCCACAAAACCTGGTGGTGCTGGAATTCGGAGCGGCGGCGACGGCCTCGCCGACAGTGGTGAAATTCCCGGAGCCATCCTTCGCCACCACCAAATTGAACTTCGTCTCATTCACCGCCGCCTGCAACAATCTCCTATCCTTAACCGAAACCCAGTTCGGAAACCCACCTTTCACCGCCCCATACTCCGGCAACACCTCCCCCGCCGCCGGAGCCCTATTAACTCCAGGGATTTTCTTCAACATCGCCAAATCAATACTTAAATGCTGTCCAATTTTCCCCAAATACAGCTCCACCCTGCTCCTCACAGTCCCGGAACTATTATAAAACCCATCGACACAAGTCCGGTGGTTGGTCATGGCGGCGCTGATCAATGTCAACAGATCATGGGAATGACGGGCGGCGGACTGCGGCGGCGCCAGATCGCAAATCGAAGCTTGGAGCTCGGCAATGCTGCTGTCGAGAAGCTCAAGACAGTCGTCGAGGGCACGGCGGTCGGTGGGATTCAGGCCACCGTAAAGGATAGTCTTGAGCTTGGTGCAATTGGCGTAGGCACCGAGGACCTCGCGGGTAGTAAAGTTGATGGCGCTGCCGGCGAGCTTTTCCGGCGAGAGGGAGGCTAATTGGGGAAAAGAGGAGAGTTTTGAGAAACAGAGGTGTGGGAACAGAGTGCCATTGCAAAGGGATCGAGCGGTTTGGTGGATTTGGGGATTTGAAGAAATAGgcttgaaggagaagaagaagaagatgaagaagaaggtggaaatgGTGGAAATGGAGGTGGGATTTGAAGGGATTTGAGCTCTGTTTTTGAGGCCGTACATGACTGAAACAGAGGAGGGGAAGATGGAGGAGGAGAGTTGGATGTGGGTGGATGAAGATAGCTCATACTAATAATCTCACTTTAAAACTTTTTTGTTTTGTCTGTTTCTTTctattttcaacttttcatcaaatttaatttttgagtgttatcattgaattttgatattatttatttatttattattattattgtagaCATACAGAACATCTACCCAAACTATGGTAGCAACTCTCCATTAATGATGGAGATGATATAGTAAAAAAATTATCTCCAAAAAGAGTCTTTAAGAAATGATGTCCAAGTTTACTAGAGTGCGCAACTTTATTCTCTCTACAAGAGAAACAAACTTGCCTAACATTTTCGgagaatacaataaaaataatttcatcGAAAAATATCCAGTTTAATAAGTTAGACTTCTTAGAATTAAACCGATTTATAAGATCTAAAGCTTTAGACTCTACATTGAGTGGCGGATTTTAACGAACTTCACTCAAACCCTCTATTACTAATATTATTTTGGGACAAAAACTTTAAATTATGTGCTTTGGTGAAGAGGTATACATCTCATTTTGGTTTTTCAAcgtgtaattttttattattataattttttgggttttataAATTTACACTATTTGATATCTAtttcaagtttttctttctattttttttaagaccatatttgttttataattgttttttttaaatggaaaactaaaatcaaccatttgatttttttttcttctttttttaaaaagctAGTTAAGTCTAGAAATGTTGCTTCAACCTATTGGTTTCTTTATTTGGTTGCAAACATTTTAAGAGCATGCATATTTAAACTTCAAACCAGATTTTgaaaaacttataaaaaaaaatacttttgtttttataatttgactaaatattcaaatatttactttaaaaaaatgaaaacgacgaataaaaaattatgataaaaaaaatatcacttGAAAAATTTGAAGTTGAAATGATTATTGAACGATGTCTAAATATGTTTGATCACGAgatattttacaaatgaaaaatTGCGAAGACATGTGTAAATAAAATTGACACACATACaaatattgagagaaaagtGAAACATGGTAAATCTAGAGACATGAAAAAACATGTGGAGAGAATATTAGTTGAGCTTCATAAAAATGTTAATTTGACA
This region includes:
- the LOC120085116 gene encoding pectinesterase-like translates to MYGLKNRAQIPSNPTSISTISTFFFIFFFFSFKPISSNPQIHQTARSLCNGTLFPHLCFSKLSSFPQLASLSPEKLAGSAINFTTREVLGAYANCTKLKTILYGGLNPTDRRALDDCLELLDSSIAELQASICDLAPPQSAARHSHDLLTLISAAMTNHRTCVDGFYNSSGTVRSRVELYLGKIGQHLSIDLAMLKKIPGVNRAPAAGEVLPEYGAVKGGFPNWVSVKDRRLLQAAVNETKFNLVVAKDGSGNFTTVGEAVAAAPNSSTTRFVIYIKAGAYFENVEIERRKTNLMFVGDGIGKTLIKADRNVVDGWTTFRSATVAVVGNGFIAKGITFENYAGPSKHQAVALRSNSDFSAFYQCSFVGYQDTLYVHSLRQFYRDCDIYGTIDFIFGNAAVVFQNCNLYARKPNSNQRNIFTAQGREDPNQNTGISILNCKVEAASDLIPVLSSFRTYLGRPWKLYSRTVFLRSFIGQLVDPAGWLEWNGTFALDTLYYGEYMNRGPGSNTTGRVTWPGYRVITNASEASQFTVEGFIQGSSWLNSTGIPFFSGLA